A stretch of the Clostridium fungisolvens genome encodes the following:
- a CDS encoding response regulator transcription factor: protein MNNNILIIEDEENVLNVLKAYLEKAGYNVYGTTRGLKGIQLFKSNDFKLIILDLMLPDISGEEVCRIIRETSNIHIFMLTAKGSLDNKIDGLEIGADEYLVKPFSPRELTARINALFRRISYEDNESGLCYSDGNLIVDYEKRLVKLNEQEVPLTSNEFDILYALIINKGKVLSREQLIQKIGGIDFEGYDRTIDVHIKNIRKKIEEDTKKPKYIITVVKVGYKFGGDN, encoded by the coding sequence ATGAATAATAATATTTTAATTATTGAAGACGAAGAAAATGTTTTGAATGTTTTAAAAGCCTATCTAGAAAAGGCAGGATATAATGTTTATGGAACTACAAGAGGTTTAAAAGGGATTCAATTGTTTAAATCCAATGATTTTAAATTGATAATTCTTGATTTAATGTTACCTGATATAAGTGGCGAGGAAGTTTGTAGAATAATAAGAGAAACTTCAAACATACATATATTTATGCTTACTGCTAAAGGTAGCTTAGATAATAAAATTGATGGATTAGAGATAGGAGCAGATGAATATCTAGTAAAACCTTTTAGTCCAAGAGAATTAACTGCAAGAATAAATGCTCTTTTTAGAAGAATCTCCTATGAAGATAATGAATCCGGTTTGTGTTATAGTGATGGAAATTTAATTGTTGATTATGAAAAAAGATTAGTAAAGCTGAATGAGCAGGAAGTTCCACTAACATCAAATGAATTTGATATACTGTATGCACTAATTATTAATAAAGGAAAGGTATTATCAAGAGAACAGTTAATTCAGAAAATTGGTGGTATAGACTTTGAAGGATATGACAGAACAATAGATGTTCATATAAAAAATATACGTAAAAAGATTGAGGAAGATACAAAAAAACCTAAATATATCATAACTGTAGTTAAGGTTGGATACAAGTTTGGTGGTGATAATTAG
- a CDS encoding sensor histidine kinase, which produces MKSIRRKLSIMFFICSLAAILLITMFVNLTITKKFDDYMVDTQNKRYERIVAYFQEVYKRDGKWNENSGVEMMHEAFMGNYCLTLLDSNEKTVWGMNANDIKNNLHLNTMLVKDSGVYTSKRFPIKVNSKVVGYVDIGQYSSVLLSEEDVNFKLSINQSIIVSGLITMIIIIAISLYFSKQFSKPIKEVSNMSVSLSKGNFDTKYVTKSDIKELENLRSSVNILAEKLKQQDMLRKRLVSDISHEIRTPLNVLQNNLEAMIDGVFEVTDDKLRYLNDEVIRFGKLLNNLDLLKKFEAESTKINFETVDLQQLLKSVCEDFYMKAKNQGIELQYTIQKNQKYYITGDKDKLRQVFINIISNAIKFSKDNGNIDVNMYTRDKKAIIEIFDNGIGIKEEDLPFIFERLYRGDKSRNEIEGSGIGLTIVKNILDLHFANIEVESVENQGTKFTIYFDKLSI; this is translated from the coding sequence GTGAAAAGTATAAGAAGAAAACTTAGTATTATGTTTTTTATTTGTTCACTTGCAGCAATATTACTAATAACAATGTTTGTGAATTTAACTATAACCAAAAAGTTTGATGACTATATGGTAGATACCCAAAATAAAAGATATGAAAGAATTGTAGCATATTTCCAAGAAGTATATAAGAGAGATGGAAAGTGGAATGAAAACTCTGGCGTTGAAATGATGCACGAAGCTTTTATGGGGAATTATTGCCTAACCCTTCTTGATAGTAACGAAAAAACTGTATGGGGAATGAATGCTAATGATATTAAAAATAATTTACATTTAAACACTATGCTCGTAAAGGATTCTGGTGTTTATACATCCAAGCGATTTCCAATTAAGGTAAATAGTAAGGTAGTAGGATATGTAGACATAGGTCAATATTCATCGGTTCTCTTATCAGAAGAAGATGTTAATTTCAAGCTATCAATAAATCAAAGTATTATCGTTAGTGGTTTAATAACCATGATAATAATAATTGCGATAAGCCTCTATTTTTCAAAGCAGTTTTCAAAACCTATTAAGGAAGTTTCAAATATGTCTGTGAGTTTATCTAAGGGAAATTTTGATACCAAGTATGTCACAAAGAGTGATATAAAGGAATTAGAGAACTTAAGAAGTAGCGTAAATATATTAGCAGAAAAGTTAAAGCAACAAGATATGCTTAGAAAAAGGCTTGTATCTGACATATCTCATGAAATAAGAACCCCTCTAAATGTACTGCAAAACAATTTAGAAGCAATGATTGATGGAGTTTTTGAAGTTACAGATGATAAACTTAGGTATTTAAATGATGAAGTTATTAGATTTGGTAAACTTTTAAATAATCTAGATTTGCTCAAGAAATTCGAGGCTGAGAGTACAAAAATTAATTTTGAAACTGTAGATCTGCAGCAATTATTAAAAAGTGTATGTGAAGACTTTTATATGAAAGCAAAAAATCAAGGAATTGAACTTCAATATACTATTCAGAAAAATCAAAAGTATTATATAACTGGAGATAAAGATAAGTTAAGACAGGTATTTATAAACATTATTTCAAATGCTATTAAATTTTCTAAGGATAATGGAAATATAGATGTAAATATGTACACAAGAGATAAAAAAGCCATCATAGAGATTTTTGATAATGGAATTGGGATAAAAGAAGAGGACTTACCCTTTATATTTGAAAGATTATACAGAGGTGATAAGAGTAGAAACGAAATTGAAGGTAGCGGCATAGGTCTAACCATAGTTAAAAATATTTTAGATCTTCATTTTGCAAACATAGAAGTAGAGAGTGTAGAGAATCAGGGAACTAAATTTACTATTTATTTTGATAAACTTAGTATTTAA